The following proteins are co-located in the Labrys monachus genome:
- a CDS encoding ABC transporter ATP-binding protein, with protein sequence MTPLLTVENVGAGYGAITVLRGLSLHVGPHESIGLFGPNGHGKTTLLRAISGLLKVSTGRITFAGADITNQRPVRTVDAGLIHSPQGNTLFGDMAIGETLELAAFGPRVRPGRSERLDQVLTLFPRLAERRRQLARTLSGGERQMLSIGCALMCAPRLLMLDEPTLGLSPRLKQELAEAIGKIAQAGVPLVVVEQDVEFLLSLTDRLYMIEHGSVAREIDRAHPIDHDEVMQLYFGGEAH encoded by the coding sequence ATGACACCGCTCCTGACCGTCGAGAATGTCGGCGCCGGCTATGGCGCCATCACCGTGCTGCGGGGGCTCTCCCTCCATGTCGGGCCACATGAATCCATCGGCCTGTTCGGTCCCAACGGGCATGGCAAGACGACGCTGCTGCGCGCGATCTCCGGGCTGCTGAAGGTCTCCACCGGCCGCATCACCTTCGCCGGCGCCGACATCACCAACCAGCGCCCGGTGAGGACGGTCGATGCCGGCCTCATCCATTCCCCGCAGGGCAACACGCTGTTCGGGGACATGGCGATCGGCGAGACGCTGGAGCTCGCCGCCTTCGGCCCGCGCGTGCGTCCGGGCCGCAGCGAGCGCCTCGACCAGGTCCTGACGCTGTTTCCCCGGCTGGCGGAACGCCGCCGGCAGCTCGCCCGGACGCTCTCGGGCGGCGAGCGGCAGATGCTGTCCATCGGCTGCGCGCTGATGTGCGCGCCGCGCCTCCTGATGCTGGACGAGCCGACGCTCGGCCTTTCGCCGCGGCTGAAGCAGGAACTCGCCGAAGCCATCGGCAAGATCGCGCAGGCCGGCGTGCCGCTCGTCGTCGTCGAGCAGGACGTGGAGTTCCTGCTGTCGCTGACGGACCGTCTCTACATGATCGAGCATGGCAGCGTGGCGCGCGAGATCGACCGTGCCCACCCGATCGACCATGACGAGGTGATGCAGCTTTACTTCGGCGGAGAGGCGCACTGA
- a CDS encoding MurR/RpiR family transcriptional regulator, translating into MDLRDEIQSMSETLTPAERKLAAVLLSDYPFAGLDTIQSLARRTDVSAPSIARFVQKLGCNGYQEFQRRLIGELKDGRRSPVDLRQPSGPVEDGFLRHFLARTAGTLRAATDVVTEAQFERISALLGDEKRSIYIIGGRISDPIAQHFLRHLRQVRRNVFHLPPDPEAWPEYLLRMRPRDLLVMVDFRRYQRMLDELAKTASQERGVGIILVTDRWISPIATSATEVLALPVENDTAWDTYVGALAVLDAVTARVSELDWDATRKRIEAWDEVRLRMGIKQDDR; encoded by the coding sequence TTGGACCTGCGCGACGAAATCCAGTCCATGTCGGAGACGCTGACACCGGCCGAGCGCAAGCTCGCGGCGGTGCTGCTTTCCGATTATCCCTTCGCCGGGCTCGATACGATCCAGAGTCTCGCCCGGCGCACGGACGTCTCGGCGCCGTCGATCGCCCGCTTCGTGCAGAAGCTCGGCTGCAACGGCTATCAGGAATTCCAGCGCCGGCTGATCGGCGAGCTCAAGGATGGCCGACGCTCGCCGGTCGATCTCCGCCAGCCCTCCGGCCCGGTCGAGGACGGCTTCCTGCGCCACTTCCTGGCGCGCACCGCCGGCACGCTGCGCGCCGCCACGGATGTGGTGACGGAAGCGCAGTTCGAGCGCATATCCGCCCTCCTCGGCGACGAGAAGCGCTCGATCTACATTATCGGCGGCCGCATCAGCGACCCGATCGCCCAGCATTTCCTGCGCCATCTGCGCCAGGTCCGCCGCAATGTCTTCCACCTGCCGCCGGATCCGGAGGCGTGGCCGGAATATCTGCTGCGCATGCGTCCGCGCGACCTGCTGGTGATGGTCGATTTCCGCCGCTACCAGCGCATGCTGGACGAACTGGCGAAGACGGCGAGCCAGGAACGCGGCGTCGGCATCATCCTGGTGACCGACCGCTGGATCTCGCCGATCGCCACCTCCGCCACCGAGGTGCTGGCGCTGCCGGTCGAGAACGACACCGCCTGGGACACCTATGTCGGCGCCCTCGCCGTGCTGGACGCGGTGACCGCCCGCGTCTCCGAGCTCGACTGGGATGCGACCCGCAAGCGCATCGAAGCCTGGGACGAGGTCCGCCTTCGCATGGGGATAAAGCAAGATGATCGCTGA
- a CDS encoding polysaccharide deacetylase family protein — MTDPLSVCLTFDLDAMSAWIGSMGSRNPSMISRGEFALVAVPRLLELLARHEVSATFCVPGHTVCAFPDLIRSIKDAGHEFGHHGWVHENPAKFDRDGEKRILELGLKAFERVGVRPLGYRSPAWDFSENTVELLEEFGFLYDSSCMGHDFYPYYLRKRDQWTLDDPYVFGPTTGLVELPVTWGLDDYPAFEYVPGVNTGYSNPADVEAIWWADFDYALKNCPGGVYTLTMHPEFIGRAHRLVMLDRLVGRMKEQAGVRFTTLGAYAGAWKAANPVDAWKAKNPLRTGAGAIASL; from the coding sequence ATGACCGATCCGCTTTCCGTCTGCCTGACTTTCGATCTCGACGCGATGTCTGCCTGGATCGGCTCGATGGGGAGCCGCAATCCCAGCATGATCTCGCGGGGCGAGTTCGCCCTGGTCGCCGTTCCCCGGCTTTTGGAGCTTCTCGCCCGGCACGAGGTCTCCGCGACCTTCTGCGTTCCCGGCCACACCGTCTGCGCGTTTCCCGACCTGATCCGCTCGATCAAGGATGCGGGCCACGAATTCGGCCATCACGGCTGGGTCCACGAAAACCCCGCCAAGTTCGACCGGGACGGCGAGAAGCGCATTCTCGAACTCGGCCTGAAAGCCTTCGAGCGGGTCGGCGTGCGGCCGCTGGGCTACCGCTCGCCGGCCTGGGACTTCAGCGAGAATACCGTCGAACTGCTGGAAGAGTTCGGATTCCTCTATGATTCCAGCTGCATGGGGCATGATTTCTACCCCTATTACCTACGCAAGCGGGACCAGTGGACGCTCGACGACCCCTATGTCTTCGGGCCGACGACCGGTCTCGTCGAACTGCCGGTGACCTGGGGCCTCGACGATTATCCGGCCTTCGAATACGTCCCCGGCGTCAACACGGGCTATTCCAATCCCGCCGACGTCGAGGCGATCTGGTGGGCGGATTTCGACTATGCGCTGAAGAACTGCCCGGGCGGCGTCTACACGCTGACCATGCACCCCGAATTCATCGGCCGCGCCCATCGCCTGGTTATGCTGGACCGGCTGGTCGGCCGCATGAAGGAACAGGCGGGCGTGCGCTTCACGACGCTGGGCGCCTATGCCGGGGCCTGGAAGGCGGCGAACCCGGTGGATGCGTGGAAGGCGAAGAACCCGCTGCGGACCGGGGCGGGCGCCATCGCCAGCCTTTGA
- a CDS encoding peroxiredoxin: MSLRINDVAPDFTAETTQGPIHFHDWIGSGYAVLFSHPKDFTPVCTTELGTMAGLEDEFARRNAKIIGISVDPVESHNKWKADIAKATGHEVHYPMIGDRDLKVAKLYDMLPAAAGDTSEGRTPADNQTVRSVFVVGPDKKVKLILTYPMSTGRNFAEILRAIDSIQLTAKHQVATPADWKQGDDVIIMASVSDEDAKKRFGSYESILPYIRKTKQPSA, encoded by the coding sequence ATGAGCCTTCGCATCAACGACGTCGCGCCGGACTTCACCGCCGAGACGACCCAGGGACCGATCCATTTCCATGACTGGATCGGGAGCGGCTATGCCGTTCTGTTCTCCCATCCCAAGGATTTCACCCCCGTCTGCACCACCGAGCTCGGCACCATGGCCGGCCTGGAAGACGAGTTCGCCCGCCGCAACGCCAAGATCATCGGCATCTCGGTCGATCCGGTCGAAAGCCACAACAAGTGGAAGGCCGACATCGCCAAGGCGACCGGCCACGAGGTCCATTATCCGATGATCGGAGACCGCGACCTCAAGGTCGCCAAGCTCTACGACATGCTGCCCGCCGCCGCCGGCGACACCTCGGAAGGCCGCACGCCCGCCGACAACCAGACGGTGCGGTCCGTCTTCGTCGTCGGCCCGGACAAGAAGGTCAAGCTGATCCTGACCTATCCGATGTCGACCGGCCGCAATTTTGCGGAGATCCTGCGCGCCATCGATTCGATCCAGCTCACCGCCAAGCACCAGGTCGCCACGCCGGCCGACTGGAAGCAGGGCGACGACGTGATCATCATGGCTTCCGTGTCCGACGAGGACGCCAAGAAGCGCTTCGGCAGCTACGAGTCCATCCTGCCCTATATCCGCAAGACCAAGCAGCCCTCCGCCTGA
- a CDS encoding ABC transporter ATP-binding protein, with product MTTPILSATNVSKSFGGLRAVRDVSFEVRPGEMFGIAGPNGSGKSTLFNIITGIPFGPTSGEVRFKGERIDGRPAYAIARAGLCRTFQKDAEFPDLSAADSLEISAVYNGRVDRRTAARRADEAFALVAFDGGRRDMLSSELSVFEKKQLMIASALVSRPAVLMLDEPASGLTRPEIEQLDALLRNVNASGVTILLIEHVLALLLSVSQRLLILNQGEVLAEGEPSAVVRRPDVVEAYLGKRSQ from the coding sequence ATGACCACACCCATCCTCAGCGCGACGAACGTCTCCAAATCCTTCGGCGGGCTCAGGGCCGTCCGGGACGTGTCGTTCGAGGTCCGCCCCGGCGAGATGTTCGGCATCGCCGGGCCGAACGGTTCGGGCAAGAGCACGCTCTTCAACATCATCACCGGCATTCCCTTCGGACCGACGTCCGGCGAGGTGCGTTTCAAGGGCGAGCGCATCGACGGCAGGCCGGCCTATGCCATCGCGCGGGCGGGCCTGTGCCGCACCTTCCAGAAGGACGCCGAGTTTCCCGATCTCAGCGCGGCCGATTCGCTGGAGATCAGCGCCGTCTACAACGGCCGCGTCGACCGCCGCACCGCCGCGAGGCGGGCGGACGAGGCCTTCGCTCTCGTCGCCTTCGACGGCGGCCGCCGCGACATGCTCTCCTCCGAATTGTCGGTGTTCGAGAAGAAGCAGCTGATGATCGCCTCGGCCCTGGTGTCGCGCCCGGCGGTGCTGATGCTGGACGAGCCCGCCTCGGGGCTGACGCGGCCGGAGATCGAGCAGCTGGACGCGCTGCTCCGCAACGTCAATGCGTCGGGGGTGACGATCCTCCTCATCGAGCATGTGCTCGCCCTGCTGCTGTCGGTGTCGCAGCGCCTGTTGATCCTCAACCAGGGCGAGGTGCTGGCCGAAGGCGAGCCCTCGGCCGTGGTGCGGCGCCCCGACGTCGTCGAAGCCTATCTCGGCAAGAGGTCGCAATGA
- a CDS encoding M20 family metallopeptidase: MNDAIKAAWAAIDADPDHVVSLTSDLVRIPSVNPKFQQDAALNREAAVQDLVEARLHADGFGTERWDVFPGRPNVVANWPGSEEKSFILCGHVDVVPAGDAKAWKREPFSGEVADGRVWGRGAVDMKGGVAACIAAAHAVRKAGIELEGRLSIHTVVDEEAGGFGAMDAVKRGKLARRALIAEPTWGNVVPAEGGLTWVRVTIFGKAAHAGWRFNSIYPQPHVAGRLEPGVNAIELAARFLHALRDFEASRGRDNWHPLLPPGLATINPGVIRGGAGMGPDGTPLIMTNAAIIPDVVTLDLDFKFMPDERFEDVKAEFETFVHHFAAADAWMRDNPPKILWDLFDLNFPPVNTPVDHPLVRSLVQRAGEVQARAPEVKGFEAVTDAAHYAGAGVVPVIYGPSGDGFHGNDECVDIASLVETTKVIAAAIIDNCGTR, from the coding sequence ATGAACGATGCGATCAAGGCGGCCTGGGCCGCCATCGATGCCGATCCGGACCATGTCGTCAGCCTGACGTCGGACCTCGTCCGCATACCCTCCGTCAATCCGAAGTTCCAGCAGGACGCCGCACTGAACCGCGAAGCCGCGGTGCAGGATCTCGTCGAGGCGCGCCTGCACGCCGACGGCTTCGGCACCGAGCGCTGGGATGTCTTTCCCGGCCGTCCGAACGTCGTGGCGAACTGGCCGGGCTCGGAGGAGAAGAGCTTCATCCTGTGCGGCCATGTCGACGTGGTGCCGGCGGGCGATGCCAAGGCCTGGAAGCGCGAGCCGTTCAGCGGCGAAGTCGCCGACGGCCGCGTCTGGGGACGCGGAGCGGTCGACATGAAGGGCGGTGTGGCCGCCTGCATCGCCGCGGCCCATGCCGTCCGCAAGGCCGGCATCGAACTCGAAGGCCGCCTGTCGATCCACACCGTGGTCGACGAGGAGGCCGGCGGCTTCGGGGCGATGGACGCCGTGAAGCGCGGCAAGCTCGCCAGGCGGGCGCTGATCGCCGAACCGACCTGGGGCAATGTCGTGCCGGCCGAGGGCGGCCTCACCTGGGTGCGCGTCACCATCTTCGGCAAGGCGGCCCATGCGGGCTGGCGCTTCAATTCGATCTATCCGCAGCCCCATGTCGCCGGCCGCCTGGAGCCGGGCGTCAACGCCATCGAGCTCGCCGCCCGCTTCCTCCATGCCCTCAGGGACTTCGAAGCCTCGCGCGGCCGCGACAACTGGCATCCGCTGCTGCCGCCGGGCCTTGCCACCATCAATCCGGGCGTCATCCGCGGCGGCGCCGGCATGGGCCCCGACGGCACCCCGCTGATCATGACCAATGCCGCCATCATCCCGGACGTCGTCACCCTCGATCTCGACTTCAAATTCATGCCCGACGAGCGCTTCGAGGACGTGAAGGCGGAGTTCGAGACCTTCGTCCACCATTTCGCCGCCGCCGACGCCTGGATGCGCGACAACCCGCCGAAGATCCTGTGGGATCTGTTCGACCTCAACTTCCCGCCGGTGAACACGCCGGTCGACCATCCGCTGGTGCGCTCCCTCGTGCAGCGCGCCGGCGAGGTGCAGGCGAGGGCGCCGGAGGTGAAGGGCTTCGAGGCGGTGACGGATGCCGCCCACTACGCCGGGGCCGGCGTCGTGCCGGTGATCTACGGTCCGAGCGGCGACGGCTTCCACGGCAATGACGAATGCGTCGATATCGCCAGCCTGGTGGAAACGACGAAGGTGATCGCGGCAGCCATCATCGACAATTGCGGCACTCGCTGA
- a CDS encoding glutamine synthetase family protein produces the protein MIAEKMIFAATSDIAGQVRGKSFPAAMLEKRLRRGVGWTPTNVQITCFDSIGDSPYGALGDLLLVPDPAAHVHVDFEDGTPPEDFMLGDIVTLEGDPWECCTRSILKSALARLKAVGGLRLVGAFEHEFHLKGPAGASRPSYSLAGYRDRSAFGSTLMAALDAAGLEADTFMKEFGPDQYEVTIGPSRGVAAADASVILREMIHATARRYGEAASFTPIRHPDGVGNGVHIHFSFEGADGRPATYDPQGTHGMAPKTASFVAGILKYLDAIVAFTAPSAISYLRLTPHRWSAAFNNLGVRDREASVRICPTTARDVDSIARQFNIEYRAADGAASPHLALAAIAFAGAQGIEEGLPAPPATQEDLSLLDAAALAARGYTRLPQGLDEALARMMANDIVRGWFPARFCEIYRDHKLCELRHVAAMDAAARCAAYEAVY, from the coding sequence ATGATCGCTGAGAAGATGATTTTCGCCGCCACCTCCGACATTGCCGGCCAGGTGCGCGGCAAGTCGTTTCCGGCGGCGATGCTGGAGAAACGGCTGCGCCGCGGCGTCGGCTGGACGCCGACCAACGTCCAGATCACCTGCTTCGACAGCATCGGCGACAGTCCCTATGGCGCCCTGGGCGACCTCCTCCTGGTGCCGGATCCGGCCGCCCATGTCCATGTCGACTTCGAGGACGGGACGCCGCCGGAGGACTTCATGCTCGGCGACATCGTCACGCTGGAGGGGGATCCCTGGGAGTGCTGCACGCGCTCGATCCTAAAATCGGCGCTCGCCCGGCTGAAGGCGGTCGGCGGCTTGCGCCTGGTCGGCGCCTTCGAGCACGAATTCCACCTGAAGGGACCGGCCGGCGCCAGCCGCCCCTCCTACAGCCTCGCCGGCTATCGCGACCGCTCGGCCTTCGGCAGCACGCTGATGGCCGCCCTCGACGCCGCCGGGCTCGAGGCGGACACCTTCATGAAAGAGTTCGGCCCCGACCAGTATGAGGTGACGATCGGCCCGAGCCGCGGCGTCGCCGCCGCCGACGCCAGCGTGATCCTGCGCGAGATGATCCATGCCACGGCCAGGCGCTACGGCGAGGCTGCGAGCTTCACGCCGATCCGCCACCCGGACGGCGTCGGCAACGGCGTCCACATCCATTTCAGCTTCGAGGGCGCCGACGGCAGGCCCGCGACCTATGATCCGCAGGGGACGCACGGCATGGCGCCGAAGACGGCCTCCTTCGTCGCCGGCATCCTCAAATATCTCGACGCCATCGTGGCGTTCACGGCGCCATCGGCGATCTCCTATCTGCGGCTGACGCCGCACCGCTGGAGCGCCGCCTTCAACAATCTCGGCGTGCGCGACCGCGAGGCATCCGTCCGTATCTGCCCGACCACGGCGAGGGACGTCGATTCGATCGCCCGCCAGTTCAACATCGAATACCGCGCCGCCGACGGCGCCGCCTCCCCGCACCTCGCTTTGGCGGCGATCGCCTTCGCCGGTGCCCAGGGCATCGAGGAAGGCCTGCCGGCTCCGCCCGCGACGCAGGAAGACCTGTCGCTGCTCGACGCCGCCGCCCTGGCCGCGCGCGGCTATACCCGCCTGCCGCAGGGGCTCGACGAGGCGCTCGCCCGCATGATGGCGAACGACATTGTCCGCGGCTGGTTTCCCGCCCGCTTCTGCGAGATCTACCGAGACCACAAGCTGTGCGAATTGCGCCACGTCGCTGCGATGGACGCGGCCGCCCGCTGCGCGGCCTATGAAGCGGTGTATTGA
- a CDS encoding N-formylglutamate amidohydrolase, producing the protein MHPWHGRSGAMILAADRILLQPGDPEPVELVNADSRHPLVIVCEHAGRAVPAALAGLGLRPADMDKHVAYDIGAASVARKLAAAFGAPLVMQRYSRLVIDCNRPDDARDLIPEVSDGITVPGNCGLGPQDRCRRIAEIFLPYREALDRILDAAPRRIAIAIHSFTPVLAGISRPWDIGFLFRKDVATSHALARALSRRRPDLQVGMNQPYAIDDMSDWFVPQHGERRNLPHSLIEIRNDHLLTEEGCDRWAGLLAACLGELIEDHLS; encoded by the coding sequence GTGCATCCCTGGCACGGCAGGTCGGGCGCGATGATCCTGGCGGCCGATCGCATCCTGCTGCAGCCCGGCGATCCCGAGCCGGTCGAACTCGTCAATGCGGACAGCCGCCACCCGCTCGTCATCGTCTGCGAGCATGCCGGGCGCGCCGTCCCGGCCGCTCTCGCCGGGCTCGGCCTGCGGCCGGCGGACATGGACAAGCATGTGGCCTACGACATCGGCGCCGCCAGCGTCGCCCGCAAGCTGGCGGCTGCCTTCGGCGCGCCGCTCGTCATGCAGCGCTACAGCCGGCTCGTCATCGACTGCAACCGCCCGGACGACGCGCGGGACCTCATCCCCGAGGTCAGCGACGGCATCACGGTGCCCGGCAATTGCGGTCTCGGCCCGCAGGATCGGTGCCGGCGCATCGCCGAGATCTTCCTGCCCTATCGCGAGGCGCTGGATCGCATCCTCGACGCCGCGCCCCGCCGCATCGCGATTGCGATCCACAGCTTCACGCCCGTGCTCGCCGGCATTTCCCGGCCGTGGGACATCGGCTTCCTGTTCCGCAAGGACGTCGCCACCTCGCACGCCTTGGCGAGGGCGCTCTCGCGGCGCCGGCCCGACCTGCAGGTCGGCATGAACCAGCCCTATGCCATCGACGACATGTCGGACTGGTTCGTCCCCCAGCACGGCGAGCGCCGGAACCTGCCGCACAGCCTCATCGAGATCCGCAACGACCACCTCCTGACCGAGGAGGGATGCGACCGCTGGGCCGGTCTGCTGGCGGCATGTCTCGGCGAGTTAATCGAGGATCACCTTTCATGA
- a CDS encoding ABC transporter substrate-binding protein codes for MIARKILGALALGVSIYGILVGAAQADIIKLGVLAPVTGKAASDGEDAVRGVKMAVDDLNKAGGIGGNTFEVVVGDVGEASSDAVATAAERLLGDRAMGAIFANYASGTNFEIEMMAEQDMIYMVSANSQQTKDIISPKPQDFGTVWSLTPSYDGYNTEIVPVIDSLVAAGKLKLPNKKVAMIASDNPYSKGIAEGMVKAFKAAGWQITQDDLLPFGEINDWRSFLAKVRQDPPALLINTDYVSSNAATFMTQFMENPTDSLVFIQYAPSVPEFLKLTKEKSSGIVYNMLGGMLPPASNPRADELVKKYEGTYHNEPGSAAVMLYEQVMIYADALRKVGDATKHDDIGAAIAKTDKMTAVGRVAFDPATHLTVQDNEHVPIQFYQIQDGKRVMFYPPQYRTGDFAQPSWMK; via the coding sequence ATGATCGCAAGGAAGATACTGGGTGCTCTCGCGCTCGGCGTTTCGATATATGGCATCCTGGTCGGCGCCGCGCAGGCCGACATCATCAAGCTCGGCGTGCTCGCGCCCGTCACCGGCAAGGCGGCCTCCGACGGTGAGGACGCAGTGCGCGGCGTGAAGATGGCGGTGGACGACCTCAACAAGGCCGGCGGCATCGGCGGCAACACGTTCGAAGTGGTGGTCGGCGATGTCGGCGAAGCCAGCTCCGACGCCGTCGCCACCGCCGCCGAGCGCCTGCTGGGCGACCGGGCGATGGGCGCCATCTTCGCCAATTATGCCTCCGGCACCAATTTCGAGATCGAGATGATGGCCGAGCAGGACATGATCTACATGGTCTCCGCCAATTCGCAGCAGACCAAGGACATCATCAGTCCGAAGCCGCAGGATTTCGGCACCGTCTGGTCGCTCACGCCGTCCTATGACGGCTACAACACCGAGATCGTGCCCGTCATCGACAGCCTCGTGGCAGCCGGCAAGCTGAAGCTGCCGAACAAGAAGGTGGCGATGATCGCCTCGGACAATCCCTATTCGAAGGGCATCGCCGAGGGCATGGTCAAGGCGTTCAAGGCGGCGGGCTGGCAGATCACGCAGGACGACCTGCTGCCCTTCGGCGAGATCAACGACTGGCGCTCCTTCCTCGCCAAGGTGCGGCAGGACCCGCCGGCCCTGCTGATCAACACCGACTATGTCTCCTCCAATGCCGCGACCTTCATGACTCAGTTCATGGAGAACCCGACGGACAGCCTCGTCTTCATCCAATATGCGCCGTCCGTTCCCGAATTCCTCAAGCTCACCAAGGAGAAGTCCTCCGGCATCGTCTACAACATGCTCGGCGGCATGCTGCCGCCCGCGAGCAATCCGCGCGCCGACGAACTCGTGAAGAAATACGAGGGGACCTATCATAACGAGCCGGGCAGCGCCGCCGTCATGCTCTACGAGCAGGTGATGATCTATGCCGATGCGCTCAGGAAGGTCGGCGATGCCACCAAGCATGACGATATCGGTGCCGCCATCGCCAAGACCGACAAGATGACCGCCGTCGGCCGCGTCGCCTTCGATCCGGCGACCCATCTGACCGTGCAGGACAACGAGCACGTGCCGATCCAGTTCTACCAGATCCAGGACGGCAAGCGCGTGATGTTCTATCCGCCGCAATACAGGACGGGCGACTTCGCCCAGCCTTCCTGGATGAAGTGA
- a CDS encoding isochorismatase family cysteine hydrolase: MTLTREVPLEPGQSALLFIDVQNFAAHRKGAEFAGLSEAEFESRYGWYFRELETRVIPNMQRLQAACRKAGVEVLYTTIESLTKDGRDRSLDYKITGFHVPKGSWDGRVLDELAPADDEIWLPKTSSSVFVSTHIDYLLRNLGVRQLVISGLITDQCVESAIRDACDLGYLVTQVTDACATYSQERHDHSLRTIRGYCRQVTTDGLVEELRGTAA; the protein is encoded by the coding sequence ATGACGTTGACGCGCGAAGTCCCGCTCGAGCCGGGCCAGTCGGCCCTGCTCTTCATCGACGTGCAGAACTTCGCGGCCCATCGCAAGGGCGCCGAGTTCGCCGGCCTGTCGGAAGCCGAGTTCGAGAGCCGATATGGCTGGTATTTCCGCGAACTGGAAACCAGGGTGATCCCCAATATGCAGCGCCTCCAGGCCGCCTGCCGCAAGGCCGGGGTGGAGGTGCTCTACACCACGATCGAGAGCCTGACCAAGGACGGGCGCGACCGCAGCCTCGACTACAAGATCACCGGCTTCCACGTGCCGAAGGGTTCGTGGGACGGCCGGGTGCTCGACGAACTCGCCCCGGCCGACGACGAGATCTGGCTGCCGAAGACCTCCTCGTCGGTCTTCGTCTCCACCCATATCGACTATCTCCTGCGCAATCTCGGCGTGCGCCAGCTGGTGATCAGCGGCCTGATCACCGACCAATGCGTCGAAAGCGCCATCCGCGACGCCTGCGACCTCGGTTATCTCGTCACCCAGGTCACCGACGCCTGCGCGACCTATTCGCAGGAGCGCCACGACCACTCCCTGAGGACGATCAGGGGCTATTGCCGGCAGGTCACGACCGACGGCCTCGTCGAGGAATTGAGGGGAACCGCAGCATGA